From one Anopheles cruzii chromosome 3, idAnoCruzAS_RS32_06, whole genome shotgun sequence genomic stretch:
- the LOC128272673 gene encoding E3 ubiquitin-protein ligase MYLIP, with protein sequence MWCLVNLPNGTTSGVQCDPKRISQECLEKVCADLGIICETDYFGLIPVRVGDHADVDECSAKQWINLRNPLHLYTNDRAQPLLLSLRVKFWVPAHLILQGSVRNLFYMQARQELFDGHLRPASWANAAYLAALLLQADGYKYDPTKVPPAPVGAIESESVCRPTPGASSAPATDAGDLPDRRSVPQLRRPSKRKCSEIECKRGSVSSQSSASPPIGWHLDDLGSHSGGISSSAPSSSSGSAAEESAKASPKNIYHRYGALRPAFEGDDDVAVEGQRQPAQPTDYHQQIAREHEKLSLIKMSATSAQYWLLEEICSLTGYGEEVFDGVTIAEPAVVCKICVSPHGLTIVKDDEKYSVPFTAVKLTKSIKRSFRLTYMNENHEETHVELKLPSHRTAASLYRAIIEKHEFYSCETVRPIVTTQFIRDLKGTIASMFNEGTELGKRYVFDIKRTCREVYDAARRTLHARGIEISNKAEEHTENPADALGRLKETLRTQREAYSQLERLIDERIREAITCPICADGVIDTTFLPCGHMTACRSCAEQCERCPLCRSNIECISKIFLPPLLRSRKSTTAASGVPLQEENISSAMDPGTVGGLPKVPHPAATLVL encoded by the exons GTCTGCGCCGATCTGGGAATCATCTGCGAGACGGACTACTTTGGTCTGATACCGGTGCGCGTCGGTGACCATGCGGACGTGGACGAGTGCAGCGCCAAGCAGTGGATCAACCTGCGCAACCCGCTGCATCTCTACACAAACGACCGAGCGCAGCCGTTACTGCTGTCGCTTCGCGTCAAGTTCTGGGTCCCGGCGCACCTGATACTGCAGGGCAGTGTCCGTAACCTGTTCTACATGCAGGCTCGCCAGGAGCTGTTTGATGGGCATCTGCGACCCGCCAGCTGGGCCAATGCCGCGTACCTGGCCGCTCTACTGCTACAGGCGGACGGTTACAAGTACGATCCCACGAAGGTTCCCCCAGCACCGGTCGGAGCCATCGAATCGGAGTCAGTTTGCCGGCCGACGCCCGGCGCATCTTCGGCACCCGCTACGGATGCCGGCGATCTTCCGGACCGTCGATCGGTCCCACAACTCCGACGTCCGTCGAAGCGAAAATGCTCCGAAATCGAGTGCAAGCGCGGAAGCGTCAGTTCCCAGAGCTCTGCCTCTCCGCCGATCGGTTGGCATTTGGACGATCTAGGATCGCACTCTGGCGGCATTTCTTCATCGGCTCCTTCCAGTTCTTCCGGCTCGGCCGCGGAGGAGTCAGCTAAAGCTTCACCAAAAAACATTTACCATCGGTACGGTGCCTTGCGGCCCGCATTCGAaggcgatgatgatgtagCCGTCGAGGGACAGCGGCAACCAGCTCAGCCCACCGACTACCATCAGCAGATTGCGAGGGAGCACGAGAAGCTGTCGCTGATCAAGATGAGTGCCACCTCGGCGCAGTACTGGCTGCTGGAGGAGATCTGCAGTTTGACTGGGTACGGCGAAGAAGTCTTCGACGGTGTTACGATCGCCGAGCCGGCCGTAGTGTGCAAAATTTGTGTCAGTCCCCACGGCCTAACCATCGTGAAGGACGACGAAAAGTATAG CGTTCCATTTACTGCCGTGAAGCTGACCAAATCCATCAAGCGATCGTTTCGCCTGACGTACATGAACGAAAACCATGAAGAGACGCACGTGGAGCTGAAGCTGCCCAGCCACCGGACGGCGGCCTCCCTGTACCGGGCGATCATCGAGAAGCACGAGTTCTACTCGTGCGAAACCGTGCGACCCATCGTGACGACGCAGTTCATTCGCGACCTAAAGGGTACGATCGCGTCGATGTTTAACGAGGGCACCGAGCTGGGCAAACGGTACGTGTTCGATATTAAACGCACCTGTCGCGAGGTGTACGACGCCGCCCGCCGTACCCTGCACGCGCGCGGCATCGAGATCAGCAACAAGGCGGAAGAGCACACCGAAAATCCGGCCGATGCACTTGGGCGGTTGAAAGAGACGCTACGCACGCAACGTGAAGCATACTCACAACTGGAGCGGCTGATTGACGAGCGGATACGAGAGGCAATCACCTGCCCCATCTGTGCGGATGGCGTGATCGATACGACTTTTCTGCCCTGTGGCCACATGACGGCGTGCAGGTCGTGTGCAGAGCA ATGTGAGCGTTGTCCGCTGTGCCGTTCGAACATTGAGTGTATCAGCAAAATTTTCCTTCCACCGTTGCTGCGATCGCGCAAAAGCACAACGGCAGCGTCGGGAGTTCCGCTGCAGGAAGAAAATATTTCCTCTGCCATGGATCCCGGGACCGTTGGAGGTCTACCGAAAGTTCCGCATCCGGCCGCAACGTTGGTGCTGTAA